A genomic segment from Alteribacillus bidgolensis encodes:
- a CDS encoding DUF4083 domain-containing protein codes for MSLFYGDLIFSVVILMLIILFAVSFTLFVRRLIINLNRKYRSSNKVEEKLDRIIELLEKDK; via the coding sequence ATGTCTTTGTTTTATGGTGATCTTATATTTTCAGTTGTCATTTTAATGCTAATCATTTTATTTGCTGTTTCTTTTACACTGTTTGTTAGAAGGTTGATAATCAATTTAAATAGAAAATACCGTAGCTCTAATAAAGTTGAGGAGAAGCTTGATAGGATAATAGAACTTTTGGAAAAAGATAAATGA
- a CDS encoding 5' nucleotidase, NT5C type encodes MVMKRIAIDMDEVIADFIPKHLALFNRDYNENITVEDLKGKKLRELRPQLKEEIMNYLTEPTYFRDLAVMKDSQEVIKELSEHYEIFITTAAMEFPTSFTAKYEWLKEHFSFLNDMNFVFCGDKSIINADYLIDDNVRHFKRFSGQGILFTSPHNINETGYVRVNNWQKVRNYFLK; translated from the coding sequence TTGGTTATGAAGAGAATTGCAATAGATATGGATGAAGTAATTGCTGATTTTATTCCCAAACATTTAGCACTTTTCAATCGAGACTACAACGAAAATATTACAGTTGAAGACTTAAAAGGAAAAAAACTAAGAGAGTTACGCCCTCAGTTGAAAGAAGAAATTATGAATTACTTAACCGAACCTACTTACTTTAGGGATTTAGCAGTAATGAAGGATAGTCAAGAAGTAATAAAGGAATTAAGCGAACACTATGAAATTTTCATTACTACGGCTGCAATGGAGTTTCCAACATCATTTACAGCAAAGTATGAATGGTTAAAGGAACATTTTAGCTTCTTGAATGATATGAACTTTGTCTTTTGTGGTGATAAGAGTATTATTAATGCAGACTATCTTATTGACGATAATGTAAGACATTTTAAACGATTTTCTGGTCAAGGAATCTTGTTTACATCTCCACATAATATTAATGAAACAGGCTATGTTAGAGTCAACAACTGGCAAAAGGTAAGGAATTATTTTCTCAAATAA
- a CDS encoding HAD-IIB family hydrolase has protein sequence MNFKLNKSFLNANEAKYIIFFDFDETYFPHDCTDELLKNLNELEEYLHLLVQKQFLKIGWVTGSDLNQIAHKMERANISYSPHFIASNLGTEVYNVSEKGDLLPNKEWENRLKKVNFSSDTVKELESELYNVYNIELVEQTQLGQKGYKWNYYYFEKSKTKSQYDLKIISHVAKLNGLGININRCNPKAGDPKGAFDVDFIPLNTGKKEIVKFMIKYYQVPLANTIAFGDSGNDVEMLKTVQYGYLLGNATEEAKGLHDNVTISHYSLGILEVLKKLFPNP, from the coding sequence ATGAATTTTAAGCTTAATAAATCTTTTTTAAATGCTAATGAGGCAAAGTATATAATCTTTTTTGATTTTGATGAAACATATTTTCCTCATGATTGTACTGATGAATTGTTGAAAAATTTAAATGAACTGGAAGAGTATCTTCATCTTCTTGTTCAAAAACAATTCTTAAAAATCGGTTGGGTAACTGGTAGTGATTTAAATCAAATTGCTCACAAAATGGAACGGGCCAATATTTCTTATAGTCCCCATTTTATAGCAAGTAACTTAGGTACTGAAGTATATAACGTAAGTGAAAAAGGAGATTTGCTACCTAATAAGGAATGGGAAAATAGACTAAAGAAAGTTAATTTCTCAAGCGACACTGTAAAAGAACTTGAAAGTGAACTGTACAATGTCTATAACATAGAGCTTGTAGAGCAGACTCAGTTAGGACAAAAAGGTTATAAGTGGAACTACTATTATTTTGAAAAGTCCAAGACGAAAAGCCAATATGATTTAAAGATCATTAGTCATGTAGCTAAATTAAACGGTCTAGGAATAAACATAAATCGATGCAATCCAAAAGCAGGAGACCCTAAAGGCGCATTTGATGTTGACTTTATCCCTTTAAATACTGGAAAAAAAGAAATAGTAAAGTTTATGATCAAATATTATCAAGTTCCTTTAGCTAATACGATTGCTTTTGGAGATAGTGGAAATGATGTAGAAATGTTAAAAACAGTTCAATATGGTTATTTGTTAGGAAACGCTACGGAAGAAGCAAAGGGTTTACATGATAATGTAACAATTTCGCATTATTCTCTCGGAATACTAGAAGTTCTTAAAAAATTGTTCCCTAATCCTTAG